A stretch of Nonomuraea africana DNA encodes these proteins:
- a CDS encoding DUF4142 domain-containing protein has protein sequence MRRLLSGEVLLLGGFLVAAAVTVLLVLPGPVAVPSTAAPTTSDQDLLIKVRQAGLWEIPTGQQAQQRALSRRVKEVGRHLVEDHLKLDEEVIAVASRLGVVLPSQPTADQQRWMAQLSTKSGAAYDRDFANLLRAAHGKVFSVIALVRAGTRNDEIRRFAQKANAFVLRHMTLLESTGLVDYDALPEPPAPSPAPAAADSRRENQ, from the coding sequence ATGCGCAGGCTTCTGTCCGGAGAGGTGCTCCTGCTCGGCGGCTTCCTCGTGGCGGCCGCGGTCACGGTGCTGCTGGTCCTGCCAGGACCGGTCGCCGTGCCCTCCACGGCCGCCCCGACCACCTCCGACCAGGATCTCCTGATCAAGGTACGGCAGGCGGGCCTCTGGGAGATCCCCACCGGCCAGCAGGCCCAGCAACGCGCGCTCAGCCGGCGCGTCAAGGAGGTCGGCAGGCACCTGGTCGAGGACCACCTCAAGCTCGATGAGGAGGTGATCGCGGTCGCCTCCCGCCTCGGCGTGGTCCTGCCCAGCCAGCCCACGGCCGACCAGCAGCGCTGGATGGCCCAGCTGTCGACCAAGAGCGGCGCCGCCTACGACAGGGACTTCGCCAACCTGCTGAGGGCCGCGCACGGCAAGGTCTTCAGCGTGATCGCGCTGGTCAGGGCGGGCACCCGCAACGACGAGATCAGAAGGTTCGCCCAGAAGGCCAACGCGTTCGTGCTCAGGCACATGACGCTGCTGGAGAGCACGGGGCTGGTCGACTACGACGCGCTGCCCGAGCCTCCGGCCCCTTCCCCCGCCCCCGCGGCGGCCGATTCAAGGAGAGAGAACCAGTGA
- a CDS encoding serine hydrolase: MNLDDVFRRAGVAGWLHATDLDSGAEVSHLADEPVPTASVFKLPLLVEFARQVDAGELDPRERVTVTERSFGDTGIGAMLDAVTMSLRDLAYLMIAVSDNTSADVLAGRVGLERVNAMLDGFGLGVTRVVHDCAGLLTTIREDSGGEWPVVDPEVLAMLRALDPGRSNRSTPRETTELLGLIWRDEAASAEQCAWMRRLLGLQVWPHRLSSGFPYDDVAVSGKTGTLPTLRAEAGVVEYPDGGRYAVAVFTRSFSPALNQPRADAVIGTAARMAVDHLRG, translated from the coding sequence ATGAACCTCGACGACGTCTTCCGGCGGGCGGGCGTGGCGGGCTGGCTGCACGCGACCGACCTCGACAGCGGCGCCGAGGTGTCGCACCTGGCCGACGAGCCGGTGCCGACGGCGTCGGTGTTCAAGCTCCCGCTGCTGGTGGAGTTCGCCCGCCAGGTCGACGCGGGCGAGCTCGATCCACGCGAGCGGGTGACCGTCACGGAGCGCAGCTTCGGCGACACGGGCATCGGCGCGATGCTGGACGCCGTCACGATGTCGCTGCGCGACCTGGCGTACCTGATGATCGCGGTGAGCGACAACACCTCGGCCGACGTGCTCGCCGGCAGGGTCGGCCTGGAGCGGGTCAACGCGATGCTCGACGGGTTCGGGCTCGGGGTGACGAGGGTGGTCCACGACTGCGCGGGGCTGCTCACCACGATCAGGGAGGACTCCGGCGGCGAGTGGCCGGTGGTCGATCCCGAGGTGCTGGCGATGCTGCGGGCGCTCGACCCGGGCCGCAGCAACAGGAGCACGCCGCGCGAGACGACCGAACTGCTCGGCCTGATCTGGCGGGACGAGGCCGCCTCGGCCGAGCAGTGCGCGTGGATGCGGCGACTGCTCGGGCTGCAGGTGTGGCCGCACCGGCTGTCGTCGGGCTTCCCCTACGACGACGTCGCGGTCAGCGGCAAGACCGGCACGCTCCCCACGCTGCGCGCCGAGGCGGGCGTGGTGGAATACCCCGACGGCGGACGGTACGCGGTGGCCGTCTTCACCCGTTCCTTCAGTCCCGCGCTCAACCAGCCGCGCGCCGACGCGGTGATCGGGACGGCCGCCCGTATGGCTGTGGACCACCTACGCGGGTAG
- a CDS encoding NADH-quinone oxidoreductase subunit NuoF family protein, with product MIPHRVPRVLRLAPARLTAGLDHCRRLDLPAHRALHGEPACRELDALVELAEEVDLRGRGGAAFPFARKLRAVAPGERVVLVNGVEGEPASAKDEMLLVRTPHLVLDGALLAAEALRAREVVIATAEGEVAQASMAAALEERRAATVSGAAERYGGRMRVVGLPERFITGEGGALVRGVNGLDAVPPGRRRRAAEEGVDGLPTLLSNAETFAQLATLAELGPAGYAEVGTAREPGTVLLTVGGEAVVEVMTGVPLATVLEECGLDPGEGVLVGGYHGAWLSAGAAATAVVSREGMRLAGGLLGAGIVAPLPPTTCPLGEVARVVAYLAAQSSGQCGPCRLGLPEVARALSALAEGAGGADDVRRAVRSVERRGACFHPDGTARFVLSALDAFAGDLAAHERRGSCGRPVRGALPLPEPEEEPRYRLDVDWTRCQGHGLCAHLLPEFVDLDEHGYPSFREVPGWMEREARRAVEMCPALALRLASSG from the coding sequence ATGATCCCGCACCGGGTGCCGCGCGTGCTGCGGCTCGCGCCGGCCAGGCTCACGGCGGGGCTCGACCACTGCCGGCGCCTCGATCTGCCCGCGCACCGGGCGTTGCACGGCGAGCCCGCGTGCAGGGAGCTGGACGCATTGGTCGAGCTGGCCGAGGAGGTGGATCTGCGCGGGCGCGGCGGGGCCGCCTTCCCCTTCGCGCGCAAGCTGCGCGCGGTGGCGCCCGGAGAGCGCGTGGTGCTGGTCAACGGCGTGGAGGGCGAGCCCGCCAGCGCCAAGGACGAGATGCTGCTGGTCCGCACCCCTCATCTGGTGCTGGACGGCGCGCTGCTGGCCGCCGAGGCGCTGCGGGCCCGCGAGGTGGTGATCGCGACCGCGGAAGGGGAGGTGGCGCAGGCCTCCATGGCCGCCGCGCTGGAGGAGCGCCGCGCCGCGACCGTCTCAGGAGCCGCCGAGAGGTACGGCGGGCGGATGCGCGTCGTCGGCCTGCCCGAGCGCTTCATCACCGGCGAGGGCGGCGCGCTCGTCCGGGGGGTGAACGGGCTCGACGCCGTCCCGCCCGGACGCAGGCGCAGGGCGGCGGAGGAGGGCGTCGACGGGCTGCCCACGCTGCTGTCGAACGCCGAGACCTTCGCCCAGCTGGCCACCCTCGCCGAACTCGGCCCGGCCGGATACGCCGAGGTGGGCACGGCCCGCGAGCCGGGCACCGTCCTGCTCACCGTGGGCGGCGAGGCAGTGGTCGAGGTGATGACGGGAGTGCCGCTGGCCACCGTGCTGGAGGAGTGCGGGCTCGATCCGGGCGAGGGCGTGCTGGTCGGCGGCTACCACGGCGCCTGGCTGAGCGCGGGGGCCGCGGCGACGGCCGTCGTCTCGCGCGAAGGGATGCGCCTGGCTGGAGGGCTTCTGGGCGCGGGGATCGTGGCGCCCCTGCCCCCGACCACCTGCCCGCTGGGCGAGGTCGCCAGGGTCGTCGCCTACCTCGCCGCGCAGTCCTCGGGGCAGTGCGGCCCCTGCCGTCTCGGGCTGCCCGAGGTGGCCAGGGCGCTGAGCGCGCTGGCCGAGGGCGCGGGCGGCGCCGATGACGTACGGCGGGCCGTACGGTCCGTGGAACGCAGGGGCGCCTGCTTCCACCCCGACGGGACGGCGAGGTTCGTGCTGTCGGCGCTGGACGCCTTCGCCGGCGACCTGGCGGCACACGAACGGCGCGGCTCGTGCGGGCGTCCGGTCAGGGGTGCGCTTCCTCTGCCCGAGCCGGAGGAGGAGCCGCGCTACCGGCTCGACGTCGACTGGACCCGCTGCCAGGGGCACGGCCTGTGCGCGCACCTGCTGCCCGAGTTCGTGGACCTGGACGAGCACGGCTACCCGTCCTTTCGCGAGGTGCCCGGCTGGATGGAGAGGGAGGCTCGCCGCGCGGTCGAGATGTGTCCCGCGCTCGCGCTGCGCCTGGCGTCGAGCGGGTGA
- a CDS encoding FAD-binding oxidoreductase, which translates to MERRSFLLTAALSGFGGSSALSGPSRPSTLSGPRGSSAPDWAGLSRGLDGTLVRPGQAGYDAARRLYNPTFDTIRPRGVAYCATAQDVVECLAFARRERVPVTSRSGGHSYAGWSTGPGLVVDVSRMNAVTYRAGRATVGAGAKLIDVYDRLIANGVSIPAGTCPTVGVAGLTLGGGLGVVSRKYGLTCDALESVRLVTADGRVLTCDENNHRDLFWACRGGGGGNFGVALSFTFRTHAARDVTVFFLHWPWSKAAAVVRAWQAWAPSAPDALWANLHLTRSASGLDVQVGGLYLGGRTACAKLLDGLVKTAGAPSSRYTMERSHRAAMMIMAGCSGKTVAQCRRMPREAFVASSHLGYAKLSDAAVKELVARVARPGGHAVLLDAMGGAISRVRPDATAFPHRQALFSVQYYADGADRGWLRGVRGAMEPHLGGHAYVNYIDPDITRWRQAYYGANAARLSAVKAAYDPGRLFRLPQGV; encoded by the coding sequence ATGGAGCGCCGCAGCTTCCTGCTCACCGCCGCGCTGAGCGGGTTCGGCGGTTCGTCCGCGCTGAGCGGGCCCAGTCGTCCATCCACGCTGAGCGGGCCCCGAGGTTCGTCCGCGCCCGACTGGGCGGGACTCAGCCGGGGGCTGGACGGCACGCTCGTCCGGCCAGGTCAGGCCGGGTACGACGCCGCCCGCCGCCTCTACAATCCGACCTTCGACACCATCAGGCCGCGCGGCGTCGCCTACTGCGCCACCGCCCAGGACGTCGTGGAGTGCCTGGCCTTCGCCCGCAGGGAGCGCGTCCCTGTCACCTCCCGCTCCGGCGGCCACTCCTACGCCGGCTGGTCGACCGGTCCTGGCCTGGTCGTCGACGTGTCACGGATGAACGCGGTCACCTACCGCGCGGGCAGGGCCACCGTCGGCGCCGGCGCCAAGCTGATCGACGTCTACGACCGGCTGATCGCGAACGGCGTCAGCATCCCCGCCGGCACCTGTCCCACCGTCGGCGTCGCCGGCCTGACACTGGGCGGCGGGCTCGGCGTGGTCTCCAGGAAGTACGGCCTCACCTGCGACGCCCTGGAGTCCGTGCGCCTCGTCACCGCCGACGGGCGGGTGCTGACCTGCGACGAGAACAACCACCGCGACCTGTTCTGGGCCTGCAGGGGCGGGGGCGGCGGCAACTTCGGCGTCGCGCTGTCCTTCACCTTCCGCACCCACGCCGCCAGGGACGTCACGGTCTTCTTCCTGCACTGGCCGTGGTCGAAGGCGGCCGCGGTGGTGCGGGCGTGGCAGGCGTGGGCGCCGTCCGCGCCCGACGCCCTGTGGGCCAACCTCCACCTCACGCGCAGCGCGAGCGGCCTCGACGTGCAGGTGGGCGGCCTCTACCTGGGCGGCAGGACGGCCTGCGCCAAGCTGCTCGACGGGCTGGTGAAGACGGCGGGCGCGCCGTCGTCGAGGTACACCATGGAACGCTCCCACCGCGCGGCCATGATGATCATGGCGGGCTGCTCGGGCAAGACGGTGGCGCAGTGCCGCCGGATGCCGCGCGAGGCGTTCGTCGCCTCGTCGCACCTCGGCTACGCGAAGCTGTCCGACGCGGCGGTCAAGGAGCTGGTGGCCAGGGTCGCCCGTCCCGGCGGGCACGCGGTGCTGCTGGACGCGATGGGTGGGGCGATCAGCCGCGTACGGCCGGACGCGACGGCCTTCCCGCACCGGCAGGCGCTGTTCAGCGTGCAGTACTACGCCGACGGGGCGGACAGGGGCTGGCTGCGCGGCGTGCGAGGGGCGATGGAACCGCATCTCGGGGGGCACGCGTACGTGAACTACATCGACCCGGACATCACGCGGTGGCGGCAGGCCTACTACGGCGCCAACGCGGCCAGGCTGTCGGCGGTGAAGGCGGCCTACGACCCAGGACGGCTGTTCCGGCTGCCGCAGGGGGTGTGA
- a CDS encoding acetoacetate--CoA ligase has product MVAEGELLWEPTSSVVENAKITRYLASVGRADYQDAWQWSVDDPAAFWTSVWDYFGVIGERGDGPVMTGTMPGVEWFTGSSLNYAENALRRADGPAVIFHSEEGPRRVITMPELREEVARVRTGLVKLGVGRGDRVAGYLPNIPEALIAFLATASLGAIWSAGSPDFGVPSIVDRFTQIEPKVLIAVDGYRYGGKTFDRSAAVGDIAAALPTLRATVWIPYLVAAEEGLPPQQAAPAPSHAAALPHGEVIGWEGLRAEEGPLEFERVPFDHPLWILYSSGTTGLPKPIVHGHGGVVLEHLKSLSFHQDLGEGDVFFWYTTTGWMMWNYLVGGLLVGSTVVLYDGAPADLWGIAADEGVTYFGTGAPYIVSCMKAGTRPMGLSSLKGVGSTGSPLPPEGFAWLAEALPGVPVGSFSGGTDVCTGFVGATPLHPIRAGVIPCRSLGARVEAFDPSGKPVIGEVGELVLTQPMPSMPVMFWNDPSGERYRDSYFDVYPGVWRHGDWIKIEQDGSCVIYGRSDSTLNRGGVRMGTSEFYRVVERFPEIADSLVIDTGQLGQEGRLLLYVTLVDGDVTPELEARLKAALREELSPRHVPNEIIAVPGIPRTLSGKKLEVPVRKILLGTPVEQAANRDAMANPEVLDHFRP; this is encoded by the coding sequence ATGGTTGCTGAAGGTGAACTGCTGTGGGAGCCGACCTCTTCCGTGGTGGAGAACGCCAAGATCACTCGCTATCTCGCGAGTGTCGGGCGTGCGGACTACCAGGACGCGTGGCAGTGGTCCGTCGATGACCCCGCGGCGTTCTGGACGTCTGTTTGGGACTACTTCGGCGTGATCGGTGAACGTGGTGACGGGCCCGTCATGACTGGGACGATGCCCGGCGTCGAATGGTTCACCGGCAGTTCACTGAACTATGCCGAAAACGCGCTTCGCCGCGCCGACGGCCCGGCCGTGATCTTCCACTCGGAGGAGGGACCGCGCCGCGTCATCACCATGCCCGAGCTCCGCGAGGAGGTCGCCCGGGTCAGAACCGGCCTGGTCAAGCTGGGGGTGGGCAGGGGCGACAGGGTCGCGGGCTACCTGCCGAACATCCCCGAGGCGCTCATCGCCTTCCTCGCGACCGCCTCCCTGGGCGCGATCTGGTCGGCCGGATCTCCCGATTTCGGGGTTCCCAGCATCGTGGACCGTTTCACGCAGATCGAGCCCAAAGTCCTGATCGCGGTGGACGGCTACCGCTACGGCGGCAAGACCTTCGACAGGTCGGCGGCCGTGGGCGACATCGCCGCCGCGCTGCCGACGCTGCGCGCCACCGTGTGGATCCCCTACCTCGTCGCGGCCGAGGAGGGGCTGCCGCCCCAGCAGGCCGCGCCGGCCCCGTCGCACGCGGCCGCGCTGCCGCACGGCGAGGTGATCGGCTGGGAGGGGCTGAGGGCGGAGGAGGGGCCGCTGGAGTTCGAGCGGGTGCCCTTCGACCATCCGCTGTGGATCCTCTACTCCAGCGGGACCACGGGACTACCCAAGCCGATCGTTCACGGGCACGGCGGTGTGGTGCTCGAACACCTCAAGTCGCTCTCCTTCCACCAGGACCTGGGTGAGGGCGATGTGTTCTTCTGGTACACCACCACCGGCTGGATGATGTGGAACTACCTCGTCGGCGGGCTGCTGGTCGGCTCCACCGTCGTGCTCTACGACGGGGCGCCGGCCGACCTGTGGGGCATCGCGGCGGACGAGGGCGTGACGTACTTCGGGACGGGCGCGCCGTACATCGTCTCGTGCATGAAGGCGGGCACCCGGCCCATGGGGCTGTCCTCGCTGAAGGGTGTCGGGTCGACGGGGTCGCCGCTGCCGCCCGAGGGGTTCGCGTGGCTGGCCGAGGCGCTGCCGGGGGTGCCCGTCGGGTCGTTCTCCGGCGGCACCGACGTGTGCACGGGCTTCGTCGGGGCCACGCCGCTGCACCCGATCCGCGCGGGCGTCATCCCGTGCAGGTCGCTGGGCGCGCGGGTGGAGGCCTTCGACCCCTCGGGCAAGCCGGTGATCGGCGAGGTGGGGGAGCTGGTGCTGACCCAGCCGATGCCGTCCATGCCGGTGATGTTCTGGAACGACCCTTCGGGCGAGCGGTATCGCGACAGCTACTTCGACGTGTACCCGGGAGTGTGGCGGCACGGCGACTGGATCAAGATCGAGCAGGACGGCAGCTGCGTGATCTACGGCAGGTCCGACTCGACGCTGAACCGCGGCGGGGTGCGGATGGGGACCAGCGAGTTCTACCGGGTCGTCGAGCGCTTCCCCGAGATCGCCGACAGCCTGGTGATCGACACGGGGCAGCTCGGGCAGGAGGGGCGGCTGCTGCTGTACGTCACCCTCGTCGACGGGGACGTCACGCCTGAGCTGGAGGCGCGACTGAAGGCGGCGCTGCGGGAGGAGCTGTCGCCCCGGCACGTGCCGAACGAGATCATCGCGGTGCCGGGGATCCCCCGGACGCTGTCGGGCAAGAAGCTGGAGGTGCCGGTGCGGAAGATCCTGCTGGGCACGCCGGTCGAGCAGGCGGCCAACCGCGACGCGATGGCCAACCCCGAAGTCCTCGACCACTTCCGGCCCTGA
- a CDS encoding sigma-70 family RNA polymerase sigma factor — translation MCPVLGHLDDMEHRIQALYEQFGGPLLRHVRKTTGNDLQWAEDVVQETMVRAWRHSDRLQWEPGLVWAWLLTVARRIVIDGRRRRSARPREVEPPEADTVPVPDGCDRALSAIVVADALRSLSREHREVIEQTYLRDRTIGEAAEILGIPPGTVKSRLYYGIRALRGLLRDKGVAG, via the coding sequence ATGTGCCCCGTGCTAGGTCACCTCGACGACATGGAGCACCGAATACAGGCGCTCTATGAGCAGTTCGGCGGGCCTTTGCTCCGCCACGTGCGCAAGACCACAGGCAACGATCTGCAGTGGGCCGAGGATGTCGTGCAGGAGACGATGGTCAGGGCCTGGCGTCATTCCGACCGACTGCAGTGGGAGCCCGGCCTTGTCTGGGCGTGGCTGCTGACCGTGGCCCGCCGCATCGTGATCGACGGCAGACGCCGAAGGAGTGCCCGGCCGCGTGAGGTCGAGCCGCCCGAGGCGGACACCGTCCCCGTCCCCGACGGCTGTGATCGGGCGTTGTCGGCGATCGTCGTCGCCGACGCCCTGCGAAGCCTGTCGCGGGAACACCGCGAAGTCATCGAGCAGACTTATCTCAGGGACCGTACGATTGGTGAGGCGGCGGAGATTCTGGGGATCCCGCCGGGCACGGTGAAGTCCAGGCTCTACTACGGGATCAGGGCTCTGCGTGGGCTGCTGCGGGACAAGGGGGTTGCCGGCTGA
- a CDS encoding tryptophan 2,3-dioxygenase gives MPPDRRFGEEGARLSYGGYLRLPQLLAQQEPESSAPDELLFITVHQVYELWFKLLLHELESAREAMAAGELWKARHLFRRVHAVERVLVQQVEVLETMTPQDFLEFRAKLAPASGFQSVQFRELEFLSGAKDPRYLHRVRNASEDELASLRRRLEEPTLWDAYLTALSQRGLPISDDEIMTSLLAVARDRGAYDDLWQLAEDLLTHDETCALWRMRHVQMVERQIGTKSGTGGSTGAPYLRERTHLHYFPLLWELRGWL, from the coding sequence ATGCCTCCCGACCGACGTTTCGGCGAGGAAGGTGCCCGCCTTTCTTATGGCGGTTATCTCCGCCTGCCGCAACTGCTCGCCCAGCAGGAGCCCGAGTCCTCGGCGCCCGACGAGTTGCTGTTCATCACCGTCCACCAGGTCTACGAGCTGTGGTTCAAGCTGCTGCTCCACGAGCTGGAGAGCGCCCGCGAGGCGATGGCCGCCGGTGAGCTGTGGAAGGCCAGGCACCTGTTCAGGCGCGTCCACGCGGTCGAACGCGTGCTCGTCCAGCAGGTGGAGGTGCTGGAGACGATGACTCCCCAGGACTTCCTCGAGTTCCGCGCGAAGCTGGCGCCCGCCAGCGGCTTCCAGTCGGTGCAGTTCCGCGAGCTGGAGTTCCTGTCGGGAGCCAAGGACCCCCGCTATCTCCACCGCGTGCGCAACGCCAGCGAGGACGAACTCGCCAGCCTGCGCAGGCGTCTGGAGGAGCCAACCCTGTGGGATGCTTATCTCACCGCCCTCTCTCAGCGTGGCCTCCCGATCTCAGACGACGAGATCATGACCTCGCTGCTGGCCGTGGCGAGGGACCGCGGGGCGTACGACGACCTGTGGCAACTGGCCGAAGATCTGCTGACGCACGACGAGACGTGCGCCCTGTGGCGGATGCGTCACGTGCAGATGGTCGAACGGCAGATCGGCACCAAGTCGGGCACCGGCGGCTCGACGGGCGCGCCGTACCTCAGGGAACGCACGCACCTGCACTACTTCCCCCTGCTGTGGGAACTAAGAGGCTGGCTGTGA
- a CDS encoding GNAT family N-acetyltransferase, with protein MRNLPIFDLSVHTPRLELRLPSLAQLDELGDRAAEGIHEEGFMPFLFPWSDVPPAERARATVQYQFRMWGAWTPESWAAEFVVLLDGQAVGIQSVSGKDFGVTREVGTGSWIGRRFQGQGIGTEMRRAVLHFAFEGLGAEWAVTSAFEDNLASLGVTRKLGYLEDGVEIDNRQGKQVTRRRFRMSRADFTPATDIEIRGLDTCRPLFDPTTT; from the coding sequence ATGCGGAATTTGCCGATCTTCGACCTGTCCGTCCACACGCCCCGTCTGGAGCTGCGCCTGCCGAGCCTCGCGCAGCTCGACGAGCTGGGAGACAGGGCCGCGGAGGGCATCCACGAGGAGGGCTTCATGCCGTTCCTCTTCCCGTGGTCCGACGTGCCGCCGGCCGAACGCGCCCGCGCCACGGTCCAGTACCAGTTCCGCATGTGGGGCGCCTGGACACCCGAGTCGTGGGCGGCCGAGTTCGTGGTGCTGCTCGACGGTCAGGCCGTCGGGATCCAGAGCGTCTCGGGCAAGGACTTCGGCGTCACCCGTGAGGTCGGGACCGGGTCGTGGATCGGCAGGCGCTTCCAGGGGCAGGGCATCGGCACGGAGATGCGGCGCGCGGTGCTGCACTTCGCCTTCGAGGGGCTGGGCGCCGAGTGGGCGGTCACGTCAGCGTTCGAGGACAACCTCGCCTCACTGGGGGTGACGCGGAAGCTGGGCTATCTGGAGGACGGGGTCGAGATCGACAACCGCCAGGGCAAGCAGGTCACGAGGCGGCGCTTCAGGATGTCCCGCGCCGACTTCACCCCCGCGACCGACATCGAGATCCGCGGCCTCGACACCTGCCGCCCCCTCTTCGACCCCACCACGACCTGA
- a CDS encoding zf-HC2 domain-containing protein yields MHPEVAAYVLGVLDEADLQAFERHLDSCERCQSELKELQEVPALLDDLKLQTSASEDDDPPISMSR; encoded by the coding sequence ATGCATCCTGAGGTGGCTGCCTACGTGCTCGGAGTCCTCGACGAGGCCGACCTCCAGGCGTTCGAACGCCACCTCGACTCGTGCGAGCGGTGCCAGAGCGAGCTCAAGGAGCTCCAGGAGGTGCCCGCCCTTCTCGACGACCTCAAGCTCCAGACCTCGGCGTCAGAGGATGACGACCCCCCGATCTCCATGTCACGTTGA
- a CDS encoding DUF1996 domain-containing protein: MIASRRLAAAMSSLALVAGGMVSAAVITAAPALADHCDPAGHPAQGPPSQGGGALAAPIDPRRTVTPRNTASPRNTGAPRDQGVQQDPADPRDPGDRQRPADPQDPRDRQEPGDPANTGDPQDPGNPRNPGSPQNPGDPQNPGDPRDPGRPEGRPSESGQPGDGRRARPTGSPSPSATQDDDCADLGPFVTDFVDIRGVQPGGDLLAGLTSGSRGTFVSRCGTNGNRHNNPDNFIVAPGVSNGAHHLHDYVGNLSTDAFSTDQSLAAAGTTCRFGDRSTYFWPVLRNRKVDANLGDPDGNVGQVLRPRQAIMQFRGNAAGRVSEMPRFLRMITGDAKAATNGGANARAAWTCTGFTDRVTTKYPLCPRGSLVVRVLDFPSCWDGRNTDSANHRTHVVFPGQGGGCPQGTRAIPQLRMILTYSVPQGPSYAVDAFPEQLHNPVTDHADFANVMPDRLMSFVVGCVNRGRRC; encoded by the coding sequence GTGATCGCATCCAGACGGTTGGCCGCGGCCATGTCGTCGCTGGCCCTGGTGGCCGGCGGCATGGTGTCCGCGGCCGTCATCACCGCCGCTCCCGCCCTCGCCGACCACTGCGACCCCGCGGGACACCCCGCACAGGGCCCGCCGTCCCAGGGCGGTGGGGCGCTCGCCGCACCGATCGACCCGCGGCGAACGGTCACCCCCCGGAACACCGCCTCCCCTCGGAACACCGGCGCTCCTCGGGATCAAGGCGTCCAACAGGATCCGGCCGACCCGCGCGATCCCGGCGACCGGCAGCGTCCAGCGGATCCGCAGGATCCCCGCGACCGGCAGGAGCCCGGCGACCCGGCGAACACCGGCGACCCGCAAGACCCGGGCAACCCCCGGAACCCCGGCAGCCCGCAGAACCCCGGCGACCCGCAGAACCCCGGCGACCCTCGGGATCCCGGGCGGCCCGAGGGGCGGCCGAGCGAGTCGGGGCAGCCGGGTGACGGCCGGCGGGCCCGTCCCACCGGATCGCCCTCCCCCTCCGCCACCCAGGACGACGACTGCGCGGACCTCGGCCCGTTCGTCACCGACTTCGTCGACATCCGCGGCGTCCAGCCCGGCGGCGACCTCCTGGCCGGTCTCACGTCGGGATCAAGGGGCACGTTCGTCTCGAGGTGCGGCACCAACGGCAACCGCCACAACAATCCCGACAACTTCATCGTCGCCCCCGGCGTCTCCAACGGCGCCCACCACCTGCACGACTACGTGGGCAACCTGTCCACCGACGCCTTCTCCACCGACCAGTCCCTCGCCGCGGCGGGCACCACGTGCAGGTTCGGCGACAGGTCCACCTACTTCTGGCCCGTGCTGAGGAACAGGAAGGTCGACGCCAACCTCGGCGACCCCGACGGCAACGTCGGCCAGGTGCTGCGTCCCCGCCAGGCGATCATGCAGTTCCGCGGCAACGCCGCCGGCAGGGTGAGCGAGATGCCGCGCTTCCTCAGAATGATCACCGGCGACGCCAAGGCGGCCACCAACGGAGGCGCCAACGCCCGCGCCGCGTGGACGTGCACCGGCTTCACCGACCGCGTCACCACGAAGTACCCGCTGTGCCCGCGAGGCAGCCTCGTGGTCAGGGTCCTGGACTTCCCCAGCTGCTGGGACGGCAGGAACACCGACAGCGCCAACCACCGCACGCACGTGGTCTTCCCCGGCCAGGGCGGCGGCTGCCCGCAGGGCACGCGGGCGATCCCGCAGCTGCGGATGATCCTCACCTACAGCGTCCCCCAGGGCCCCTCCTACGCCGTCGACGCCTTCCCCGAGCAGCTGCACAACCCGGTCACCGACCACGCGGACTTCGCCAACGTCATGCCCGACAGGCTGATGTCCTTCGTCGTCGGCTGCGTCAACCGCGGCCGCCGCTGCTGA